In a genomic window of Punica granatum isolate Tunisia-2019 chromosome 6, ASM765513v2, whole genome shotgun sequence:
- the LOC116209920 gene encoding protein NUCLEAR FUSION DEFECTIVE 4-like — protein MPSRANNERAARDGMYKWLSLVAAIWLQSITGTNTNFPAYSSHLKQVMSISQVQLNNLAFANDAGKLFGWLSGIAALYLPLWVVLLMGAFLGLLSYGLQYLFLSGQIPTAELSYPLIFFLTVLAGNSICWLNTVCYIVVIGCFPSRSRQVAVGLSTSYQGLSANIYTDIVDVVAPARTSAASPQMPPPMAGRRANTYLLLNSILPAIVSAVTAPFVKDNMARCGSEDADDPNYLHHHDHQNDSRCCNDDEEGASGLFGVLFAITIATGIFAVISSLGTISTGISPVYDVVGMGLLLLAPLVIPLTATIRGSWLGRWWANRQQRTQIHDLATSGPETGNGHHLGSGESALVIMKEGDGQVQRQQQAAGGLAPAAHDQAILESGYGDHCGNISSAREDVGVKLMLRRMDFWLYFFMYMCGATLGLVYLNNLGQITESRGSSRTSSLVSLSSAFSFFGRLLPSLLDYLFYRQKYMISRPACVVALMVPMTGSFFLLLNSSNLCLYISTAVIGVCTGAITSIAVSITTELFGTKNFGVNHNVLVANIPIGSFVFGYLAAVLYRREGNGDGKCIGMECYRNSFIIWGSLCFLGTNLALLLYARSRSFYSQRSTGQQQ, from the exons ATGCCTTCACGAGCAAATAATGAAAGAGCTGCGCGTGATGGTATGTATAAGTGGCTAAGCCTGGTGGCAGCGATATGGCTGCAGTCAATCACCGGAACCAACACCAACTTCCCGGCGTACTCCTCTCATCTGAAGCAGGTGATGTCTATCTCCCAGGTTCAGCTCAACAACCTGGCCTTTGCCAATGATGCTGGCAAGCTCTTCGGGTGGCTCTCTGGGATCGCCGCCCTATATCTGCCCCTCTGGGTGGTCCTCCTCATGGGCGCCTTTCTCGGCTTGCTCAGTTATGGCTTGCAGTACCTCTTCCTCTCTGGCCAGATCCCCACGGCCGAGCTATCCTACCCGCTTATCTTCTTCCTCACTGTGTTGGCTGGCAACAGCATCTGCTGGCTTAACACGGTGTGCTACATAGTCGTCATCGGTTGTTTCCCTTCCAGAAGTCGACAGGTGGCTGTTGGGCTATCCACAAGCTACCAGGGTCTCAGTGCCAATATTTACACCGACATAGTCGACGTGGTAGCACCAGCACGAACATCTGCAGCATCCCCTCAGATGCCTCCACCCATGGCGGGAAGAAGAGCCAACACCTACCTCCTCCTTAATTCCATCCTGCCCGCCATTGTCTCAGCAGTGACTGCACCCTTTGTCAAGGACAACATGGCTAGGTGTGGCTCGGAAGATGCGGATGATCCTAATTATCTTCACCATCATGACCATCAGAATGATAGTCGCTGTTgcaatgatgatgaagaaggtGCCAGTGGACTATTTGGCGTGTTGTTTGCAATAACGATAGCCACCGGAATCTTCGCGGTGATTAGTAGCCTGGGAACAATCTCGACTGGAATATCACCAGTGTACGATGTCGTTGGAATGGGGTTGTTATTACTGGCCCCACTCGTAATTCCGCTGACAGCGACCATCAGAGGGTCATGGTTAGGCCGGTGGTGGGCCAACAGACAGCAGAGGACACAGATACATGATCTTGCCACATCTGGACCTGAAACCGGCAACGGACATCATCTAGGTAGTGGGGAGAGTGCACTAGTTATCATGAAAGAAGGGGACGGTCAGGTGCAGAGGCAGCAGCAGGCCGCTGGTGGGTTAGCGCCAGCAGCTCATGATCAAGCAATTCTTGAGTCAGGATATGGTGATCACTGTGGGAATATCAGCAGTGCTAGGGAGGATGTCGGGGTGAAATTGATGCTGAGAAGAATGGATTTTTGGCTATATTTCTTCATGTATATGTGCGGTGCAACTCTGGGACTGGTGTACCTCAATAACTTGGGACAGATCACAGAATCCAGGGGTTCATCCAGAACATCTTCCCTCGTATCGTTATCTTCTGCTTTCAGCTTCTTCGGCCGCCTCCTGCCTTCTCTCCTCGATTACCTCTTCTACAG acAGAAGTACATGATCTCAAGACCGGCATGCGTGGTCGCATTGATGGTCCCGATGACAGGGTCCTTTTTCCTGCTGCTCAACTCTAGCAATCTATGCCTCTACATCAGCACTGCAGTAATTGGCGTTTGCACCGGAGCCATCACGTCCATCGCTGTATCAATAACCACAGAGCTATTCGGAACCAAGAATTTTGGTGTAAACCACAATGTTCTGGTAGCAAACATCCCGATAGGGTCATTTGTCTTCGGCTATTTAGCAGCTGTTCTGTACCGTCGAGAAGGGAATGGAGATGGGAAATGCATCGGAATGGAATGCTATCGCAATAGCTTCATCATCTGGGGTAGCCTCTGCTTCCTCGGTACAAACCTGGCTTTGTTACTCTACGCTCGCTCACGTAGCTTTTACTCCCAAAGATCAACCGGACAGCAACAGTAA